DNA from Solanum stenotomum isolate F172 chromosome 3, ASM1918654v1, whole genome shotgun sequence:
GATTAATGTTTCAGTTTAAGTGTTTAACTAAGTATTCTCTGATCCTGTTCACAGTTctgaaaaattgagtttttgaagttcATTTTTGGAATTTGAAGTTGTTTTTGGACATGCATTTAActtgcaaaaaaaattgaagttgcgTGTGTGGAAATTCCCAAAATCCAAAAATCGGTCTGAACTAGGTGTTgggaacttgaaaatatttgaagaacaaatttattttcaaaatctgATCAAATTTCAGCCAAAcagatttttgaagatttcaaAATCTGATCCAAATCGATGGCCAAGCGCTTGCTTAACTTTATATTAAGAGTCTCAAGATCTTGCTACTAGTAGCATACCTCATCGGAAAAGAGCAGAGATTTGGCATCAAGACCAACAAGATGAAAAAGCCGAGCCACTTGCCGCTGCTTCAACATTTTCCTTCTTGTCATATTCATCACAGGAACCACCACCTGAATTGTATTTGCATCTCCTCCTTCTTGCTCATTAGCCCTCGTCCTATTTTCCAACAACCAAGCATAGCAAATTGCGGCCACCATTGAGCTTGTACCTACAATATTTCAACTCACTCAGTAAAATAACCGAAACCTAAAGCAAAAACACATGATTTATCGATCTACAATTGGAAAAATATCAGCTGGAACTCAACTGTTGGAAGGTCCAGACAGCACAATTTTGGCTTTCCCTTTTATCTGTCCACTGAAAACGTTGTCGATTTTGTCTCTCTGCTCCTTCAAGAACCGATTCAATTCCCGACTCTTCAAATCTTCCTCCTTGACTTCATCTCCGTTCACATTGTTCTTTCGTAAAACCTTCTCAAATGCACATGTGGACGCAGAGATACTCCTCCGATGAGCCGACTCTACGAAATTCCTCGGAGGAGAAAGTACCGGATCTACCGGGATCGAGCATGTCGTTGATGAAATCGACCTCCGGTGAGAAGATTCGATGAGACTTTTTGGTGGAGAAAGTGGCTTGTCATCTAAAAAGTGTGATACAGTGTCCGTTGACCCAGTGGCGGGAATTTTGAAAGTTCGTTTCGGAGAGTTGATAGAGTGTGGCTGAGGTGCATTGGAGTTTGTATGGAACCGCGTTCGGCGACTGATTGATTGGCGGGGAGGGAGGGTGAGTGCGGGTTGCTCATTGTTGGGCTTGGGAGAAGTGGGGTCGGTGGGCCCATCATTTGGAGGTTTGAAGATGTTGGAGAACCAATCTTGAACGTTTGATGAAGGGGATGTGCCGGCTGAAGGAGGATCAATTATTAACGGCTCTGATTTATTGCGGTTGTGTTTTGCTGTTTTTGAGAGGATTTCTTCACTGAATCCCACCACTGATCTATGCCTGTTTTTCCAGCAAAGAAAATCTATGGTAAAATTTTGAGttcatgattaaaaaaaaaaaaaggctatATTTTTGTGTGAGTTTCACACTTAACTAttagttgtttcttttttcctaAATATTGAAACTGATTAGGCTAACTAGCAGTTGTTTTCTTTCTCTACCCGAACTATCACCATCTACCTAAATTACTCGCACTTGGGTGCAGGTGTCAAAACTTTAGAACCCACACCAATGCTTGAAAATTTAGTAGTGAAATAGTTCATAAACTTGGGCTAATTGGGACGGATCACGATAACTCGTGATGATCTCTTTCAAGCTTAGAGTCTGTAGCTTTGAAGTTCTAAAACCACAttgtttggtgtgagggataaaaataaatataaatagtgataggataagaaaatagtgatgagataaaaattttgtattttatttggttaCCATAGTTGAGATAATTTATaccaccatttatatcatagtgatgggataagttatcccagaaTAGTTAATTTCTAGACAACTAATCCTGGATAACTTGTTTCCAACCAAACGACTTACACTTCAAATACTTACATTTAATTTAGGATCACAAGATTGAAaagttttcattattttcttaaatttcgtgtcaagtctcttcttttttttccaactGAAAGGAGTAGTGTATATTGATCATAATTGTACAATTCCATTGCAGTGATCAGAGAAAATACACTGttgttgttataaaaaaaaagagcttTAATTACCTTCTAGCAGACCTAGAGAGGGGATCTCTGCCTTCAGTAGGAGAATCAATTCTAGCATGAGATGTTGCAAACCTAGGGGAAGTCACTAGCCGCCCTGGGGGGGACTCACTTCCACGACCAGGAGATGAAGCTACCATTTGCTTAGCCTCCTGCAGCCACTCCTGAGTTAGCCTGCTGCTAACACTCCTTGTGCTTGAGTCgaaatcatcatcatcttctatCGAATTTGTGTTAATTCCCTTCAGATTATACGTTTTTTTATCAGGACTTTGTGTCCCGAAAAACATGTCATTCATAAAATCAGTTAAGTCAGGGACAGGACTAGCAGGCTTTCTGTTCTCTGCAATTATCCTCTGTAAGCTCTTTGAGGATCCTCTGCTTTCGTTCGACAGGTTCCTGTTGAATCTCCTCTCCATCGCGCGATGCTATGAGTGGAAGCACAATCTCGATTACGAATGGAAATGCAGGAAATTCTTAGATGAAGATAGAGACAACATtgctaaaataaatgaattgaaTAGGAAATATTGTAACATTTGGCCGGCACAAAGGTTGTCTTTTCTTTGTGTAGTCTTGTGAAAATTAAATCCGCCTCCTTGGGGGTTTGCCGCGTGAAATAAACGAATTCTAAGAAGCTACAAAAATGATTAATTCCCTCCTgtccaattatttatttttaaaaaaggacaGGCTATGCAAATTGGTAAATCATACAATGAGTGAAATATACATGCTAATGATCAGAGCTTAAAAAGGGAAACATGATGCACAAAGCATTCTGCATTAACCAGGGTCAGGAAAGGGCCACACCCAAGTAGTGTGATGTAAACAGTCTATcctaatgcaagcattaatGATTGTTTATACGAGCTTTAAAGATCACACGAAGATAACTTTGTGGTTGCTCGAAAGCTCGTGATAAGCCAAACATATATGCACTCAATAATAGATTATTGCTGGGCATACTTTGGCAGAATAAGTAGAAGTATAGTACTAGTATATAATCAGAATTTAGTGGAAGCAATATGATAACAAGCTTTGGACTTAATTAGGCAAGAAGACAAAAGCAGTACGAGTATATCAAGTATGGGCCTCTCAACCAGCATTTTGATTGAGCTGGTCATGCGCTAAGACTGGGACACAAGATTCACACATAAAAAGCCCAATTTACTCGCATTTTGTTCATGGGTACTCAATTTCGACACCTTTATTGAGTACCTTTCACATAtaccaaacataaaaatcatatttgtatgttatagttatagtttgcataattgcgctccataacaaattttatgtttgctatggagcttttgatttgtataattcgctacaaacattcaattttatacaaattgttcagttttgtataaattcatttatacattgtaatttgtataataagatttgtatttgtataattataagtgtataagacgaaaacatatgtatttgtatttgtatatacatttttctctcactttatataAAAACAAACCCATTTTATactgaaatgtataaaatgactatCTGTATaccaaaaatgactaattgtatatcgaatcagatggcaaaaaaaggggatgtttactgcgaattacaattaaaatttacttaAATAAACTATGCCTATAgcattaatttgaattaattaatagtttgctatttcataccattttttctttatttaatttgtacatACTTTTTAATAAACATTCTGTGTTTACTTCGGAACAACTTCACATCTGCAGTGTTTGAAgtttagatttaaaaaaatcactgaAGTTTAGATAAAATAGTTGAACTTTAGATCAAAAGTTTGAACATTTAAGCAAAAATGACGGAATTCAAccatatattttgattgaatttcaATTGTATAAAACTTCAGACACAACATGTTTAATTATTCCAAGGTGAGTAGACTTATAATTTAAGGCGTGAACAAGAGACCGTAGATTTTGCGTATTATCTCATCTTCcttttcccattttttttttgcccttCGCACTAATGTTAGATAAATCCtgtatataaatatttctaGTCAAAGAGTTATCCTACtccatatgaaaaaaaaaaatttaagcacaGACTCCGCCGTTAATCTGGATtacttaattatttctttaagcAGGAAAAAAGAGAGAACAACATCAAATCAGAAAGAAATGTACTTCCTTTGTTCAACAATAATTAttcactatactattttgggttattcaacaatatttgtccacattatgaaataaatggataattttatccttatcattaattataatcatttttctgttatatttttcaagacattgtatttattactccctccgtccctttttatatgtcacgtttttactttgcacttgtattaagaaatgatgtaactttactcttctacccttatttaatgttttcttaagtcaactttattaataaatgatgaaattaattaactactctattaagggtataataggcaaaatatgataatttatgtataaattttataaaatgacaagtattgtggtccaactatttatagaaaggaatgacatataaaatgagacgaagGGAGTATATTCCGAgggtgatataataaaattatttttctatttatagtttcttaagaagcGTGCAAAGTTAATAGgagtactccctttgtccctaattatttgtccacttttccttttatagttgtccctaattactggtccattttgacaaatcaagaaagaacaattttttttaacctattataccctcaattaaatgattaattactttgaaaaatgcagaacttttcatccacttcataattaataggggtaaaatggtataCTCATTatatcattaattgatttcttaatagatgtttcaatttaaaagtggacaagtaattagagacggAGGGAATAGTATACAGGTATTATTGGACAGAGAGTACTTGTTATTACCCCTCTACAAGGAAATGCATTTGAGAAATTGTGTATTTAATTCGTGTATTAGTTAGtgaaaatatactaattaaattGAAGTCAACGAGAAAGAGATAAGCTTCCGTACGTGTAATTGAAAAGGCTGTGATCCGTACATACATGAACCTGCCCCCCTTATTTTTGTCATCTTCTCTGATCTGCATATCATATTCCTAAATAATAcagtaaaatgtttttttaattttcagatCGTTGAAAATAAGCTCCTAACACAAGAAAATAATCATGAGtatcttaattatttttgaacGATCGACCAATAAAAAAAAgggctaacccatcggtggccccttAAATTTGGCATGAAATTTCACTTAGGCACCTCAAGTGGgtgatgttcattttagacacctcatgtagggtctcactgtgtcattttgacactcttttgccaatcaacaaaaatatatgaggTGTATGTTTACACTCGCGAATGACGTGTAAAGTGACAAATTAAATGACGACATTTGTCAAAAAACAATTTGTAGATAATGAATTTtgagtaaaaacataaaataaccaATGACTCAATGACACGTGTTTTTTTgcccaaataatttttttaaaacaaattaaatcaataaaatccCCACATGACCCCCCCNNNNNNNNNNNNNNNNNNNNNNNNNNNNNNNNNNNNNNNNNNNNNNNNNNNNNNNNNNNNNNNNNNNNNNNNNNNNNNNNNNNNNNNNNNNNNNNNNNNNNNNNNNNNNNNNNNNNNNNNNNNNNNNNNNNCCGCCCTTGCGTCTTCTCCAAATACCCCTACTCATTTGCAGAAAAATCTGCACATACCCATTCTCCCACCCCATTGTCTTCTCCAAATACCCCCATCTCTTTTTTGCTAAAACATCTGGGCACCTACatactctttcttttttaatagtgtcttcttcaaaaaaaaaaaaattcttttttaccCTAATTAGTAAGTTTAAAATTCACCAAAAATTAAACTTACTCctctttaaatattaaattctttcaagaaagaatttcttgaataatttaatatttaatcttgaaaTGGATCTATtcctaaatttctaaaatagtttccatcatttttcatcattttactGTATCTATTTTTATTCACCATGTTGGATATTTAAGTTTGCAAAAATGGTGGCTGAAAatgggaaagaagaagaaaaaattaattaaaaaatcgaCTAAATAGGTTTTTCACGCGCGCTCAATAAGTGTATTACACTCACTATGCCATGaagcaaaaagtgtcaaaatgacacagcgaaaccctacatgaggtgtctaaaatgaacagcATCCACTTGAGGTGCCTAAGTGAAATTTCGTGCCAAATTTAAGGGGCTACCAATGGGTTAGGCCTAAAAAAAAGTTGAGTAACTTACCATTCACATATGTTATTTCAAACTTCTTCACTAGATAGCCTTGGAAATACAATCTTCTATTCCTTCGAAATGAAGGTATTGATATCACTTTGAACAAGATTAGTTGTGTAATAGATCGTCATAATAATATGAATGTGTATTCAATTTTTCGGAACAAGTTCAGAGTAAAATCTATACATTTTCCGTAAAAGTTAATGATAACAATTAAAGAATGGAGCTTTTAATTTCTCCCCTCTCTtgagaaaatttaaaatgtttttggggGAGTTGGATGGTGGTTCAGCTCTTTGagacctttttttattttttatttattaaaataaatataattgatCAAGATTACTAGCGATTTAGATTGATGATGTAACACTTGAGAACTCA
Protein-coding regions in this window:
- the LOC125860293 gene encoding uncharacterized protein LOC125860293, whose translation is MERRFNRNLSNESRGSSKSLQRIIAENRKPASPVPDLTDFMNDMFFGTQSPDKKTYNLKGINTNSIEDDDDFDSSTRSVSSRLTQEWLQEAKQMVASSPGRGSESPPGRLVTSPRFATSHARIDSPTEGRDPLSRSARRHRSVVGFSEEILSKTAKHNRNKSEPLIIDPPSAGTSPSSNVQDWFSNIFKPPNDGPTDPTSPKPNNEQPALTLPPRQSISRRTRFHTNSNAPQPHSINSPKRTFKIPATGSTDTVSHFLDDKPLSPPKSLIESSHRRSISSTTCSIPVDPVLSPPRNFVESAHRRSISASTCAFEKVLRKNNVNGDEVKEEDLKSRELNRFLKEQRDKIDNVFSGQIKGKAKIVLSGPSNSTSSMVAAICYAWLLENRTRANEQEGGDANTIQVVVPVMNMTRRKMLKQRQVARLFHLVGLDAKSLLFSDEVDLETLLLAKQLSILVVGEDILKTNGEAVSGCTVLTDNYCEEAYELLQTPILKKLLLAGILLDTQNLSASSKVSMTRDVEAVQLLSVGSSPNYRNAFFDQLMQDPKDDSFVEVMRQNYGNSPIKSSHKFRAHQVLERNSIPQENTPSSDKISKDVKNGKINRASPNTGKPTISPIHASPASPAKPADASRGKNKTFFLAKWFGFGK